The genomic window GGTGTTCTTTTTGCAAATTGAATTTATTAGAACAACATATATTTTACAATGAACTATAGAAAACAATTCACACTTGATAAAGAAGACAAGGTTTTTACCCTTAAAAGCACTGATAAAGAGACGCTGAAGAAATGGTATTACCTGATGACGCTTGGCCGACAGATTGACAATAAAGCGCCCAATTACCTCAGGCAGGCATTGGGTTGGTCGTATCATGCGCCATTTGCCGGCCACGATGGTATCCAACTTGCTATTGGACAGACATTTGAAAAAAATAAAGATCATCTTTTTCCTTATTACAGAGACATGCTCACCGCCATTTCAGCGGGATTGACTACTGAGGAAATACTGCTTAACGGACTTTCCAAAGCCACTGATGTGGCGAGTGGAGGGCGACATATGTCGAACCACTTTGCCAAGCCGGAATGGAACATTCACAACGTTTCTTCAGCCACCGGCAACCATACGCTTCATGCTGTGGGTGTTGCCAGGGCGATAAAATATTACGGCGCCGATGCGGTTGCCATCAGTTCGCAGGGCGAATCATCGACTTCTGAAGGGTATGTTTATGAGGCCATTAATGGGGCTGCTACCGAGAAACTGCCGGTTATCTTTGTTTTTCAGGATAATGGGTACGGTATTTCGGTGCCAAAAGAGGAACAAACTGCAAACTCCCGCGCAGCCGACAACTTTCATGGATTTAAGAACCTGAGGGTAATTTACACTAACGGTAAAGACCCGTTCAGTTCGATGAATGCTATGCATAAAGCAAAACGCATTGCCAAAGAGGAAGGCTTGCCTGTTATCGTCCATGCCAACTGCATCAGGATGGGATCGCATTCCAATTCCGATCGTCATGAACTTTATCGTGATGATGTAGAACTTGCAGAAATGGACTTGCTCGATCCATTAAGAAAATTCAGAGAGCGGCTGGTTTATGCAGGTATTTTCACTGATCAGGAGCTTGATGCACTGGATGGGCAGGCAAAAAGTGAAATTTCGGCTGCTCACAAAAAGGTGTTGAAAGCTCCCGATCCTGATCCAAAATCGATCTTCGACTTCATTATACCGGCGCCTTATGTTTCGGAAAAATATCCGACAGGGTTGCACAATGGCGACGGTAAAAGAATTAAAATGATCGAAGCGCTGAATTCGACGCTCAAAGCTGAGTTTCGTCACAACCCGGATACTTTTATCTGGGGGCAGGATATGGCAAATAAAGAAAAAGGCGGAATTTTTAATGTTTCCAAAGGCTTGCAGCAGGAATTTGGGCCAAAGCGGGTATTCAATGCCCCTATTGCTGAGGATTTTATTGTTGGTACAGCGAATGGAATGTCCCGGTTCGACAAAAAAATCAGGATCGTGATCGAAGGGGCTGAGTTTGCTGACTACTTCTGGCCAGCTATGGAACAGTTCGTCGAATTGACTCATGACTACTGGCGGAGCAACGGAAAGTTTTCTCCAAACGTCACTATTCGCCTGGCTTCTGGAGGGTATATTGGAGGAGGGCTTTACCATTCACAAACCATTGAAGGCGCCTTGACCACATTTCCGGGTATCCGGGTGGTTTATCCTTCATTTGCCGATGATGCAGCAGGATTGTTGCGTACCAGTATGCGCTCCGAAGGGCCAACCTTATTTCTTGAGCCCAAAACATTGTACAACGATCCGATGGCTGAGACCGAGGTTCCGGATGATTTTGAAGTTCCGTTTGGTATTGCACGAATCCGCCGCACAGGCGCTGATCTTACTATGATCACCTACGGTAATGCCACACATCTTTGCCTGAAAGCTGCTGATAAACTTGAAAAAGAGGAAGGTAAATCTGTTGAAGTACTTGACCTCCGTTCACTGATTCCACTCGATAAAGAGGCCATTTTGCAGTCGGTACGAAAAACCAGCAGAGCTCTGGTCGTTCATGAGGACAAGGTGTTTGGCGGGTTTGGAGGCGAAATTGCGGGAATTATATCTGAAGAAGCCTTTGAATACCTGGACGCTCCTGTTAAACGTGTTGGCTCCACATTCACTCCGGTCGGTTTTA from Bacteroidales bacterium includes these protein-coding regions:
- a CDS encoding 2-oxoisovalerate dehydrogenase; the encoded protein is MNYRKQFTLDKEDKVFTLKSTDKETLKKWYYLMTLGRQIDNKAPNYLRQALGWSYHAPFAGHDGIQLAIGQTFEKNKDHLFPYYRDMLTAISAGLTTEEILLNGLSKATDVASGGRHMSNHFAKPEWNIHNVSSATGNHTLHAVGVARAIKYYGADAVAISSQGESSTSEGYVYEAINGAATEKLPVIFVFQDNGYGISVPKEEQTANSRAADNFHGFKNLRVIYTNGKDPFSSMNAMHKAKRIAKEEGLPVIVHANCIRMGSHSNSDRHELYRDDVELAEMDLLDPLRKFRERLVYAGIFTDQELDALDGQAKSEISAAHKKVLKAPDPDPKSIFDFIIPAPYVSEKYPTGLHNGDGKRIKMIEALNSTLKAEFRHNPDTFIWGQDMANKEKGGIFNVSKGLQQEFGPKRVFNAPIAEDFIVGTANGMSRFDKKIRIVIEGAEFADYFWPAMEQFVELTHDYWRSNGKFSPNVTIRLASGGYIGGGLYHSQTIEGALTTFPGIRVVYPSFADDAAGLLRTSMRSEGPTLFLEPKTLYNDPMAETEVPDDFEVPFGIARIRRTGADLTMITYGNATHLCLKAADKLEKEEGKSVEVLDLRSLIPLDKEAILQSVRKTSRALVVHEDKVFGGFGGEIAGIISEEAFEYLDAPVKRVGSTFTPVGFNRILEKAILPDVDRVYHAAKKVLDF